The Candidatus Zixiibacteriota bacterium genomic sequence TCGCCCACAGTCGGTTCCGTTCGTGCGACGCCAACCGCGCTCGCGCGACCGCTCACATGTTGTTGTTGTTCGGATTTGTCGGTGCGATGATCACTACCGGCTGTGTGTTTGTGTTTGTATTCATTCCGCATTACCTGCATCTGCTGGGACTCGAGAGCATGAGTTCGTTTTTCGGACTGCCGATCGAATTGCCTCACCCTGTCAAGATCCTGGGGGCAGCAAGCGGGTTGGCTCTCGTAATCGGAGGGGCCATGGCCATATACCGCCGCTGGAGTGAGCGGGACCGGGTGGGCGCGAACGGCTATACCGACTACCTGTTCCTGTATGTCTTGTTCGTTGTCGGGTTAACCGGTATGCTTTCGTGGCTCGTTCGCTGGGCGGGGCTGGCGCTACCGGCATACACTGTTTACTTCATCCATATGGTCAGCGTGTTTTTCCTGCTGTGGTATATGCCGTACTCGAAATTCGCACATATGATTTATCGCACGCTCGCTCTCGTTTATGCCCGTCAGATCAATCGCCTTCCGAGGTCATGATCGGCGGACTCTGACGCACGGTCGAGAAGCGCGATTAATTGATTTTGTGCGAGAGGGATCGGGACCATGAAGCTGTTCAATCGGCACGTAGCGGCGCTGTCAGTGACGGCCCTGGCGGTCGCTGCAATCATCGTTAGTTCGAATTCGACTCATACCCGGTCACTGGAAAATCGAACACGGAGTTCAGTTGATCCAAGCATTGTCATATGCGCTGACAGTGTGCGTGCGGCGGATTCCCTCGGCGCCGGCCAGTCTGACTCTCTGTTAAGGCAACCCGGTGATTCGCTGGCTCCCCACGCTATCGGCACTGCCAGGGGCACGGTGTGTAACCCTGCCGCGGACGAGTGCCCATGAATCGGCTGCTGACGACGACTACTCGGTAAGCCAGCGCGCGGCATCGCATGCGTGATAGGTAATGATGATGTCAGCGCCGGCGCGTTTGATAGAAGTCAGGATTTCCAGCGCCAACCGGCGCTCTTCGGCCAATCCCGCAGCCGCCATCTGCTTCACCATCGCATATTCGCCGCTGACGTTGTAAGCCGCCAGCGGCCGATCGAAACGAGTCCGCGCCTCCCGGATAATATCGAGATAGGCCAAAGCCGGCTTGACCATCACAATATCGGCGCCCTCATCGACATCTTCTTCGATCTCGCGCATCGCTTCGCGGAAATTCGGCGGGTCCATCTGGTAGGTTGACCGATCGTCGAACTGAGGGGCTGAATCGACCGCTTCGCGGAACGGTCCGTAAAAGGCCGAGCAGTACTTGGCAGCATACGACATGATCGGGATCTGCTCGAAACCCTCGCTGTCGAGATGCGATCGGATGGCCTCCACCCGACCGTCCATCATATCCGACGGCGCGACGATATCGGCGCCGGCTTTGGCGTGGCTGAGCGCCTGCCGGGCGAGCTGGGCGATGGTCAGGTCGTTGTCCACACACTGATTCTTGATGATACCGCAGTGGCCGTGGTCGGTATACTCGCAGAGACACACGTCGGTGATGACCAGAGCATCCGGCACCTTGTTCTTGATTTCTCGAACCGCTCGTTGAATGATGCCATCATCCGATACCGAATCGGAGCCTCTCGCATCCTTTCGCTTCGGGGTACCGAACAAAATGATCCCGCCGAGTCCCAGCCGCCGGGCGCACGCTGCCTGCTCCGCAACCATGGTTATCGGGACATTGGCGATTCCGGGCATCGATGCAATCGGTTCAGGCGACTCCACAAGATCGCTCACAAAGACCGGGAATACGAAGTCGGATGGATGAAGCTTCGTCTCCCGAACCAGGTCACGTATCGCACGTGTTCGTCGCAGCCGCCGCGGTCGCGATTCTGGAAAAGCCATGGCAGTTACCTCTGCGCTTTCAGGAATTGAATCATCTTCTCAATCACGCCCGGCAGCGAATGGTGCGTTGCCTCTATCGTGACCCTCATTCCCAGCCGTTCGATTACTCGCGTAGTCGAAGGGCCGATAGACACCACTTTTGCCTCGGACAATCGGGCGCGTTCGTCGGGCGTCAGATTAGTCGCGAAGCCGTCGACGGACGAACCCGAGGTGAATACGATAAAGTCCGGCGGATACCGAAACAACTTTTCTTTCAGATTTTCCGGCCAGGTCGGGATGTATGTTTCGTACACGGTGAGCTGAGTCACCGAAGCGCCAGCCGATTCCAGTGCTTGTTCCGCGGTCGAATCCGCAAGATTGCCTCGGACGCGCACAACGGCGGCTCCTGTCAACGACAGCTTCGTGGTCATCTCCTCCGCGAGCACGTCGACGGTTGCTCTGGAGGGCACGAAATCCGGAGCGAGATGATAGTGCTGCATGGCTTTTGCGGTGCCGTAGCCGATAGCGGCGATCCGGAATTTCGAGAGCTTTCGGACGTCACCGTACCGCGTCACGAACCCGCCGATGAAATACCTGACCGCGTTTTCACTGGTAAGGATCAGCCACTGATCGCCGCCGTGGAGTCGGTCAAACTGTGCCCATCCCTGCTCGTCGACGTACGCGCGTGTCGCAATCGTCGGGTAACTGAGCACTTCCGCTCCGAGATCGCGAAGCTCGTGGTATACGTCGCGGGCCTGGTCAGCCGGGCGAGTGACCATCACGCGGTGACCGAACAGCGGCCGGCCTGAGAACCATTCTATCTCCTCTTTCAGGTCGACAACGTCGCCGATGACGATAAGGGCAGGCGGACGGACGTCCTTTTCTCGCGCGAGATGAGCAAGCCCTCGCAACGGTGATGTATAGACCCGCTGGGTGCTGAAGGTGCCGCGTTCGATCACGGCTGCCGGAGTGTCGGCCGCCATGCCGTGCGCAATCAATTCATCGGCCAGTCGCTCCAATTCGCTGACGCCCATGTAAATGACGATGGTCGAAAACCTGGCCCTGGCCACCCAGTCCCACTGCACCATCGACTCACACTTCGTTCCCTTGTGGCCGGTCACGTACATGACAAGCGACGCCTTGCGGCGGTCGGTCGGGGGAATGCCGGCATATGCCAGCGCGGCCGACGCCGACGTGACGCCCGGGACAACCTCGTAGGGAATGCCATGCCGCCGTAACAGCGACGCTTCTTCGGCGCCGCGACCGAATGTAAACGGGTCCCCTCCTTTGAGGCGGGCGACGCGCTTGCCCTGTTGGGCGAGTGTCACCAGCAGTTCGTTGATCTCTTCCTGGGGCAGTGTATGTACTGAGGACAGTTTTCCGACATATCGACGCTCCACGCGTTCCGGCAGTGTGACAATCAATTCGTCGGGGATGAGGTTGTCGTAGACGACGACGTCACACTGTTCAAGCAGCCGGCGTCCCCGGACGGTTATCAGGTCCGGGTTGCCCGGACCGGCGCCAATGAGATAGACGATGCCATTCATGCTGTCGCTTCCGCTTTCACTCCAGGAGGTCTTTCGCTCCCTGTGCAATCAACTCCCCCGCCAATCGCTCGGCGAGATCAAACCGGTTGGCGACGGTATCGGTCTGACTGACCTGCAGCCGGTTCACCCCACGTTTGTCGAGCACGGCAGCGATCATTCGGATGTCAGATCCCGACACCATGGCGGTGCAGCCGACCGCGGCGCTGCAGCCGGCGCCGAGTTTCTCCATGAGTCGTCGCTCGGCATCCACACACTGGTGGTCAGCCTCGCAGTCGATAGTGCGTGCAACGCCTATCACGGCATGATCGTTCGCCCGGCACTGTACCGCAAGGGCTCCCTGGCCGCCGGCGGGCACGAACTTGTCGGTCGGCAGACGATGCGTGACAAACTGCTCCATGTCGAGACGGCTCAGCCCGGCCGCCGCCATGATGAGCGCGTCGTAGTCTCCGGCGTGCAGTTTTTCCAGTCGGGTTTCGACATTGCCGCGAATGTCCCGCACGGACAGATCGGGTCGCATTGACAACAGCAGTGCACGACGGCGGGGCGAACTGGTTCCAACGACGGCTCCGTGTGGCGTATCGTCGAGTCGACGCGCGTCACGGGAGAGCCAGACATCTGCGCGCTCTTCCCGCTCGGGCACCGCGGCAAGAACAAGTCCGCTGGTCATGACCGATGGCAGGTCCTTGGCGCTGTGGACGGCGAGGTCGATTTCGTTGTCGATCAGGGCTTGCTCAATGCGCTTGGTGAATACTCCAATACCGCCCATCTGCTCCAACGGCTGCAGCCGTTCCTCGTCGCCGCTCGTGCTGATCCGTATAAGGCGAAAATCGATTGCGGGATGCATCTGCTGGAGGTGGGCCGTAACCCACAACGCCTGGGTCACCGCCAACCGGCTGGCGCGCGTGCCTACGCGGATAGATTCTACAGCCATGGATCACCTTTTCTGCACCAGGTCAACTCGGTCAAAAAGTCAGCATCCGATCAAGTTCCGACTCGACCTCAGCTTCGTTCTTTTCCTTCAGCATCGTCTTCCAGTCCGCTTCGAGAAACCGTTCGTAGCATGCGTTCTTCTTTTCGACATCCGACGACCACTTCTGCTGTACCCGGTTGCGGAAAATGCCGGCCAGACCCACGAGCTTTGCCCAGTGTTCCGGAAAGATGTTCTCGAGGATCAGCCGGAGGTGTCCCGCCAGAAACGGCGCAGTGCCGTCGGTGGATACAGCCAGCGTAAGGGTATCGCGCCGCACCACGGCCGGGAAGATGAAGTCGCACAGCGGCGGGTTGTCGACGACATTGCAGATGGAGGGCGTATCGCGCGTGTCGTCGTACACCTGCTTGTTGACCACTTCATTGTCGCTCGCGGCGATCACGATATTGTAGCGAGCCGCCTCGGGGGAAAGATACTGTCGTTTGACGACCGATAGCATGTCGCGCTGCCCGTAGTACTCGATCTTGGGATCGAGTTCCGGTGCGACCACCGTCACCGCGACCGCGTAATTCAACAGCGTATCGATCTTGCGCAAAGCCACGGTGCCTCCCCCCACCACGAGACAGGTGCGATCCCGGGCAGTGAGGCTGATCGGTATGTATCGATTGGGCATAAAGCCGGCTCCTATCCTTCAGGCGTTTCATTCACGCGGTTGTGAACGTGCAGCAGCTTCTGGACGAGATGTCGGCTGGCATGATCCAGTTCATCGCGCAACTCAATGGGCAGCTTCATCATCAGCCGCGCCAACTCGAGCCGGCGAATATGCTCAAACGACCGGTCCAGCATGCCGTTGGCAAGTTCCTGGTGCGCGTGCGAGTACCAGTACATGAATTCCGACAGCCGCTGCTCGATGATCTGCTCGGCCTGCGGCACGGCGTCTTCGCGGTGCTGCCGGTTGTTCTCAACAAATACTTTCAAGCGATCAAGATCAAGGATATTGAGTCCCGGCCGTTCGAGCCCGGGGTCGTAGTCGATATCGCGTGGCACAGCCATGTCGACCACCAGCAGTGGCCGTCCGTTTCGTCGGCGAAGCGCCTCATCCAGCAGGGAACGGGATACGACTGCATCCGGCGATCCCGTACAACTGACGATCACATCGGCTCTCTCAAGCAGCGACGGAAGCTCGGCCAGGGAATGTCCGCGCAAACCGAACCGGGCGGCCAATCCGTCGGCTTTCTCGACCGTCCGGTTGGCAAACATGAACTCACCAACATCCAGCCGTGAGAGGCTCGAGGCTGCCAGGGCAACCATCGGGCTCGCTCCTATATAAAGCACGTTTCGACCGGCGAGCGAATCTAAGTGACGTGCGATGTACTCGGCGGCAGCGGACGCAATGCTGCAGGCACCCTTGCCCATTTCCGTATCGGTGCGCACCTGCTTGCCGACACGGAACGCCTGATGGAAGAGTCGATGGAGGATTCTGCCGGCTGTCTTGACGGTACAGGCGCTGCTGTATGCGTCTTTCAATTGGCCGAGAATCTGGGACTCGCCGACGACCATGGAGTCGATCGCGGCCGCGACATCAAACAGGTGTCGGGCGGCCATCCGGTCACGCATGCAATAAAACCGGCCCGGAGGGGTCGGCGGATCAGGCCGCCCGATGCGGCGGTAAAACGCGCCAATGACCTCAAGCGGTTCGCTGACCCGGTCGGCGACAAAGTAGAATTCTACGCGGTTGCAGGTGGAAACGATGGTGGATTCGATCACCCCGGGAATTTCAGAGAAGGCGACCTGGCAGTCCGCCAGTTCTTCCCGTCCGATCTGCAGGGACTGTCGCTCGTCCTGCGAGGCGGTTTTGTGATTGACACCACAGACGTATAAATACCACGGTGCCACTGCCATACGAACCCTTTCTTCTCGCCCGGGCGTCGCGGACGAATATACGCTAATCCTTTAGCGCGTGCAACCCTCCACCGATGATCGCCACATCGGTAAATCCTGCATGTCGGAGAATCACGGCAGCCTGATAGGAGCGCGGCCCGCGGGCGCACAATATTCGGACCGGCCGGGCGGGGTCCAGTTCTGCGAGACGATGTCTTAGTTCGCCCATTGGAATCAGTATCCATGGCCGGGTTTCCGCATCCGGACCATCGGGGATCGTCTCCGCAGCGGCCTCATCGGCTTCACGAACGTCCAACCACTGCACTACCGGGTTGCTGTCTGAACCGAGGTCGGGCGGGAGAAACACCGTGCCGCGAACCTGGGCCGTTGCCTGGCAGGCCAGATGGAACAGCGGATCCAGTGCTTCGCTGAATGGGGGTGCATAAGCGTGCTCATGATCGAGCAGGTCGCGAATCGTGCCGGAGTGGTACAAAAACGCGGAAAAGACGTCCGTCCGACGACAGACGTCGCCGCGCCCGACGGCCTGCAGTCCCAGCAAGCGAAGATTATCCGGGCTATACACCATTTTGCACGTGATATCGGCGTGCTCCATGAAATAGACGGGGCGGTCGGTGTAGGTTCCCCATACTGCCTCGGAAGCAAGTCCGGCTTTCTTCGCCTGATCCTGAGTCAGCCCGACGGCCGAGACGTTCAACTCGCCGACTCTGACGACAAAGGCGCCCACGGCGCCGTTGAAGACCGCCGAGCCTCCGGCGATATGTTCGGCGATCACTCTTCCATGACGGTTAGCCAGTGAACCCATGGGAAGATAGAACTTGTGGCCGGTGATCCGGTTGTGCGATTCGACGCAGTCGCCGCCCGCGTAGATGTCGGGATCAGACGTCTGCATGTGCTGATTGACAACGAGACCACCCGAGCCGCCCAGCTCGAGGCCGCATGCCTGAGCCAAAGCCGTATTGGGACGCACACCGAGGCAGAGAAACACATGGTCGGTCTCGATCTCATTGTTTCCGAATGACACAACTGGACTACCGGTCGCATTCGTTTTCACGCAATCGACCCGGGTACCCAAATGGACTGTAACCCCCTGCGCACGGACGTGTCGGTACACCATAGCCGACATGTCCGGGTCCAACGCGTACGGCAGAATGCGGTTCTCGGCTTCAACGAGTGTTGTGTCGATTCCCCACAGATCACCAAGGGCGCCGAGCAGTTCGACCCCGATGAACCCGGCGCCGATGACAACGGCACGCCCTGCCTTGCCCTGCTCCGCGTGGCGGCGGAATTGCGTCGCCTCGGCCAGCGAATGAAATGACGTGACATACGGGCAGTCTTGCGGGACGGGAAACGGCGGAGACGCAGGCAGCGCACCCGTTGCGAGTACCAGTTTACCGTATTGATGTTCGATCATCTCTCCATTGGCAAGCCGCACTGTCACGGTCTTCGCCGAACGATTTATCGACAGGACTTCCGATTCCGGAAGGGCGAAGACCCCTTTAGTGTCCCGGAAAAACGAGGCATCCCGCTTGACCCCATATTGGGTCGCGCACAGCACGTCGGGTCCTTCAAGGTCGCCCGACGCCAGCCACGGCATGCCGCACGAGGCGTAAGACAGATACGGCTCTTTTTGAAAGAGCGTGATGCGCGCATCCGGCATGCGACGCGCCAGCACGGCCGCGGCTTTGGGACCACACGCGATTCCTCCGACAATCACGACATCGGAACTTTCCACGGTATAATCTTCTCTCTAATAACAGGTCGGTCAGGTCAGGCTGACCGACCGGCCGCGTGTGTTTCCCTCACCGGGCGGCGCGGTATCAGCGCCGCCCCGCTACTATCAACGCGAGCTATTTGTAGCCTTCCGTGCGCAGCTGGTGCCGCACCGACAACGTCATCTTGTAGAAGACGGTCACAAGCAGCAAACCCATCGCATACACTCCCAGAGAGATCAGCAACTCAGGAAGGGTGGGGATGTAGTCGACGACGTGCCCAAGCACGGTCGGCACGAACCCGGCGATCACCATCGCGAGACCCTTGTCGATCCACAGCGACAGCACCACTGCGATGCACGCAACCACCAGAACCGACTCTCTGCGACGAGTCTTCGGATTAAACAGGAGCACCAGCGACAACAGGGCGAGGATCGACGAAATCCACATCCACACCACATACGTCGCGTGTCCGTCGATACCGACAAACAGGTACTGGAAATGAGCCGTGTGTTCCGGCATGTCGGAGTACACCGCGGTGAACACCTCCATCAGCACAAAGAACACGTTGACGGCCATCGCGTAGGTCGTGATAAGCGCCAACTTCTGGACAGGTTCGCGCCCGGCGTCGAATTTCGTCAGCTTTCTCAGAATCAGTACCAGAAGGATCAGCAGGGCCGGGCCGGTGGCGAACGCCGATGCGAGAAACCGGGGTGCGAGGATTGCAGTGAGCCAGAATGGCCGTGCGGCGAGGCCCGAATAGAGAAAGGCCGTGACCGTATGAATCGAAAACGCCCATGGAATCGACAGGATAATGATCGGCTTGATCCATTTCGGCGGTGCAATGCCCTTGCGCTCCGCATCGAGCGTCACCCGCGAAATGAGCACGTTCAACAGGAGATACCCGCTCAACACGACCGTGTCCCAAAACATCAACGAATTCGGAGAGGGGTGCAGGAATACGTTCATGATACGGAAGGGCTGACCCATATCGACGAAAATGAAGGTCATACACATGATCACCGAGGCTACGGCGATAAACTCGCCGAGAATCGTGATTTTGCCGAACTCCTTATAGTCGTGGAGATAGTACGGCAACACGACCATCACGGCGGAGGCAGCCACCCCAACCATAAACGTGAACTGGGCGATATAGAATCCCCAGGTAACGTCGCGGCTGAGGCCCGTAATCCCCAGACCTATCTGGTACTGAAAACGTATATACGTGTACGCCGCCACCGCTATGGTTGCCACGAGGAAAGTGATCCACGCCCAGTATTGTTTATTGCCGGATAATGCTTTCTCTATCATGACAACCTCACACTATGTAGAAGACCTCGGGTGACGTTCCCAGTTCCGGTCGGCGCCGGATCGTAAAATGCTCTCGAAGAAGCGCGCGTATATCCGACTCCGGGTCCTCGAGATCGCCGAAGGCGAGCGCTTTTTCCGGACAAACCTCCACACACACCGGGAGCAGGCCACGGACCAGCCGTTCTTCGCAAAACGTACACTTCTCCACCACACCGCGGGTGCGAGTCGGGAAGTTCTCGTCGATCGTTTCGATATGAGGGCGGGGTTCCCGCCAGTTGAACGACCGCGAGCCGTACGGACAGGCCACCACGCAGTAGCGACATCCGATACAGCGGTGCCAGTCCATCATGACGATACCGTCCGATTCCCGTTTCCACGTCGCACCGGTCGGACAGACCCGCGTACACGGCGGGTTGTCGCAGTGATTGCACAGAAGCGGAACGTTGCTGTGACGTATCTCTTCGGTGATATACTCATGCTCCTGCCCGTGGAAGGCGTGCTCGAAGCGCTCCTTCCATATCCACTTGACCTCGTCTTTGGGGTTGCCGAAGTCGGGGACATTGTGGGCGAGATGACACGCCTTGATACACGCGTCGCAGCCTTCCTTTCGGCGACATTTGCTGAGATCGCACACCATTGCCCAGCGCTTTGCGGTCAGTGGGGTGTCGAAGGATCCCGTGCGCGGCGGTTCGACCTTTGTCGAATCATCCTGGCCGAGAACGCTCATCTGACGGCCTCCGGCGAGGGCCAGTGCCGTAAGGCCGGACACCTTCATGAATTTGCGTCGGTCAATTCCCATAAGCCACCTCCTGACTCAGCGGCGTCTCCGGGACGATATGACAGTCCCAGCAGTAGGGATCGACCGCCATATACGTGTGACATTCATCGCAGAATTTCACCTTATCGGCATGACAATCCAGACACGTGTTGGTGAGACTCATTTCATAGCGCTGGCCGTCGGCAGCCACGTACACCCGTTCTCCTTCGCGGACGACCCGGTCGCGCCAATCATTGAGCAGATTCATGTGGTTTGCGCGCATGTACGCGGTTTCGGTCACGCAGGCTTCGCCGCGAATGGGTTTGGCGAGATCCGGCTCATGGTCGATCTGGCCGCTGGCAAGGTTGTACCACACCGGAAACAGCAGCAACACGAGGAACGCCAACACACCGATTATTACGGTACCGGAGTTATACATCCTTGCTCACCTCCTTCTCGGCCGGTTGGTCGGCAGCGCCTTCGCCGTCAGCCCCCGCTTGTCCCGGAAGTGGCTCTCCGCGCAGGTCGCTGACCCGGTGCTCTCCCTTCATCACGAGGGCGTTACCGATCAGCTCATGCACGCCGCAGACCTCCACGCCCGGCACCCAGAACTCCAGAAGCGGCGGCAACGTGGCCTTGTCGATCGCACAGATACATGCCAGCATGTTCACGCCGTGTATCTCGTGAACGTATTTCACGGCGTTGGCACGGGGGAAGCCGCCGCGCATCCGCATTTCGAAGTTCTCATCGGTTCCAATCCCGGAGCCCGAACCGCAACAGAATGTTTGCTCGCGGATGGTATTCTCGGGCATCTCGAAGAAGTGGTTGCAGGCGTGGTCGATGCAGTACCGCGGTTCGTCGAGTAATCCCATTGCGCGTGCCGGGTTGCAGGAGTCATGGAACGTCACCCGCACGTTGTCATTGCGGCTCTTCTCCAGTTTGAGCTTCCCGTTGGCGATCAGGTCCGACGTAAACTCGCAGATGTGTACCATCTTCGTCGCACGGGCATGGTCGAATTTGGTCCCTGTGATGGGGGACACCGGCTCTTCCAGAAAGTCCGCAGGTCCGTTCATGGTATCCATGTACTGGTGCAGCACACGCCACATGTGGCCGCATTCACCGCCCAGAATCCACTTCACACCGAGGCGCCTGGCTTCAGCGTAGATTTTCGCGTTAAGCCGCTTCATCATATCAGACGAGTGAAACAGCCCGAAATTGCCGCCCTCAGATGCATATGCCGACCACGTGTAATCCAGTCCGATTTCGTGGAAAAGGGCCAGGTACCCCAGCAACGTATAGTAGTGGGGGCTGGCAAAGTAGTCGGCCGACGGCGATACGAACAAGATTTCGGCGCCTTTGCGGTTGATGGGCGCTTCGACCCGGACGCCGGTAATCTCGGCGAGTTCGTCCACCGCAAAATCGAGGGAGTCCTTGAACCCGTGCGGCTGAATGCCGAGGTGGTTGCCCGTACGAAAGCAGTTGGCGGCGGGCGTCGTAATCCAGTCGATACCGAGTCCGATGGAGTTGAGCAATTCGCGCCCCATCATGGTAATCTCGGCCGTGTCGATACCGTAGGGGCAGAACACCGAACAGCGCCGACATTCCGTGCACTGGTAGAAGTACAGAAACCACTCTTTGATGACCTGTGGAGTCAGGGGTCGGGCGCCCGCCAGCTTGCCGAGAATTTTGCCGGCGGTCGTGAAGTCCCGGCGATACACCGAGCGAAGCAGCTCGGCGCGCAGGACCGGCATGTTTTTCGGATCGCCCGATCCCAGAAAGAAGTGGCACTTGTCCGCGCAGGCTCCACAGCGCACGCAGATGTCCATGAACAGCTTCAGCGAGCGGTATTTCTGCAGCCGGTCGGCCAGTCCTTCGAGCACAATCTGCTGCCAGTTGTCGGGAAGTTTCCAGTCTTCATCGGTCGGCTGCCACTTGCGAACATGCGGCAGATCGAGATATGCTGCATTGGCCGGGTTGGCGGCCCAGTTGAATGTCCCGGGACGCACGTTGGGCGGGACGTCCATCCAGCTTTGTGACGGCGGATGGTAATCAACCGATGACAGTTTCTCCGGTTTTGGTTTTGCTCCCGCCATGGTTACTTCGTCTCCACGTCTTTTTCGAGCGGCATGTCGGCCGCCTTCATTACGTCGCGGAACTCATCCTCCCATTCTTCGTAGGTGTGCACCTTCACGGGGTAGTTCCACGGGTTGATATGTCGCTGCTCTCGGTTGTTGTTGCTCATATTCCGGGTGGGGCTGAAAAACACCCCGGCCATGTGCACGAGCTTGCTGAACGGGAAGTACAGCAGCAACACGCTGAGCATGGTCAGGTGAACGAAAAACACGGCCCCCAGAGATTCAGGCACGACCGGATCGAGGCTGATCAGCCCGGTTGCCAGGAGTTTGACGTCGGTGATATCGACCCGCAGCGACGTGTGTCTCATAATGACACCGCTGGTCGCAAGACCGCCGATCAGAAGCAACGGGAAGTAATCGCCGGCGAGTGACAGGTAGCGGAGTTGCGGATTAACCACCCTTCGGAAGAACAGATACGTGATCGCCGCCAGCAGGATGCCGTCGGTGATATAGAATATCGGCAGTCCGATCTGGAAAAAGCCATCGAGTTCCTGTATACCCGAGACCCATCCCGGTACCGGCTCCACGAAAAACTTGAAGTGTCGAACGAAGATGACAAGAAACGACCAATGAAACGCGAGTCCCCCCAGCCACAGCCACCGCGCATCTCCGTAGACCAGACGAGGTCCATCTTTCAGCTCGGCCTTCGTATTTCGGAAAAGGGAGCGGAAGAACAGCACTTCCAGCGCCATTCGTCCGAGGACGCCCCAGAGGTTGTGCGGGCTTTCCAGGTTATCGTGCTTAATCCAGG encodes the following:
- the hemB gene encoding porphobilinogen synthase; the protein is MAFPESRPRRLRRTRAIRDLVRETKLHPSDFVFPVFVSDLVESPEPIASMPGIANVPITMVAEQAACARRLGLGGIILFGTPKRKDARGSDSVSDDGIIQRAVREIKNKVPDALVITDVCLCEYTDHGHCGIIKNQCVDNDLTIAQLARQALSHAKAGADIVAPSDMMDGRVEAIRSHLDSEGFEQIPIMSYAAKYCSAFYGPFREAVDSAPQFDDRSTYQMDPPNFREAMREIEEDVDEGADIVMVKPALAYLDIIREARTRFDRPLAAYNVSGEYAMVKQMAAAGLAEERRLALEILTSIKRAGADIIITYHACDAARWLTE
- the cobA gene encoding uroporphyrinogen-III C-methyltransferase gives rise to the protein MNGIVYLIGAGPGNPDLITVRGRRLLEQCDVVVYDNLIPDELIVTLPERVERRYVGKLSSVHTLPQEEINELLVTLAQQGKRVARLKGGDPFTFGRGAEEASLLRRHGIPYEVVPGVTSASAALAYAGIPPTDRRKASLVMYVTGHKGTKCESMVQWDWVARARFSTIVIYMGVSELERLADELIAHGMAADTPAAVIERGTFSTQRVYTSPLRGLAHLAREKDVRPPALIVIGDVVDLKEEIEWFSGRPLFGHRVMVTRPADQARDVYHELRDLGAEVLSYPTIATRAYVDEQGWAQFDRLHGGDQWLILTSENAVRYFIGGFVTRYGDVRKLSKFRIAAIGYGTAKAMQHYHLAPDFVPSRATVDVLAEEMTTKLSLTGAAVVRVRGNLADSTAEQALESAGASVTQLTVYETYIPTWPENLKEKLFRYPPDFIVFTSGSSVDGFATNLTPDERARLSEAKVVSIGPSTTRVIERLGMRVTIEATHHSLPGVIEKMIQFLKAQR
- the hemC gene encoding hydroxymethylbilane synthase, producing MAVESIRVGTRASRLAVTQALWVTAHLQQMHPAIDFRLIRISTSGDEERLQPLEQMGGIGVFTKRIEQALIDNEIDLAVHSAKDLPSVMTSGLVLAAVPEREERADVWLSRDARRLDDTPHGAVVGTSSPRRRALLLSMRPDLSVRDIRGNVETRLEKLHAGDYDALIMAAAGLSRLDMEQFVTHRLPTDKFVPAGGQGALAVQCRANDHAVIGVARTIDCEADHQCVDAERRLMEKLGAGCSAAVGCTAMVSGSDIRMIAAVLDKRGVNRLQVSQTDTVANRFDLAERLAGELIAQGAKDLLE
- a CDS encoding bifunctional precorrin-2 dehydrogenase/sirohydrochlorin ferrochelatase, which encodes MPNRYIPISLTARDRTCLVVGGGTVALRKIDTLLNYAVAVTVVAPELDPKIEYYGQRDMLSVVKRQYLSPEAARYNIVIAASDNEVVNKQVYDDTRDTPSICNVVDNPPLCDFIFPAVVRRDTLTLAVSTDGTAPFLAGHLRLILENIFPEHWAKLVGLAGIFRNRVQQKWSSDVEKKNACYERFLEADWKTMLKEKNEAEVESELDRMLTF
- the hemA gene encoding glutamyl-tRNA reductase; this translates as MAVAPWYLYVCGVNHKTASQDERQSLQIGREELADCQVAFSEIPGVIESTIVSTCNRVEFYFVADRVSEPLEVIGAFYRRIGRPDPPTPPGRFYCMRDRMAARHLFDVAAAIDSMVVGESQILGQLKDAYSSACTVKTAGRILHRLFHQAFRVGKQVRTDTEMGKGACSIASAAAEYIARHLDSLAGRNVLYIGASPMVALAASSLSRLDVGEFMFANRTVEKADGLAARFGLRGHSLAELPSLLERADVIVSCTGSPDAVVSRSLLDEALRRRNGRPLLVVDMAVPRDIDYDPGLERPGLNILDLDRLKVFVENNRQHREDAVPQAEQIIEQRLSEFMYWYSHAHQELANGMLDRSFEHIRRLELARLMMKLPIELRDELDHASRHLVQKLLHVHNRVNETPEG
- a CDS encoding FAD-dependent oxidoreductase; this encodes MESSDVVIVGGIACGPKAAAVLARRMPDARITLFQKEPYLSYASCGMPWLASGDLEGPDVLCATQYGVKRDASFFRDTKGVFALPESEVLSINRSAKTVTVRLANGEMIEHQYGKLVLATGALPASPPFPVPQDCPYVTSFHSLAEATQFRRHAEQGKAGRAVVIGAGFIGVELLGALGDLWGIDTTLVEAENRILPYALDPDMSAMVYRHVRAQGVTVHLGTRVDCVKTNATGSPVVSFGNNEIETDHVFLCLGVRPNTALAQACGLELGGSGGLVVNQHMQTSDPDIYAGGDCVESHNRITGHKFYLPMGSLANRHGRVIAEHIAGGSAVFNGAVGAFVVRVGELNVSAVGLTQDQAKKAGLASEAVWGTYTDRPVYFMEHADITCKMVYSPDNLRLLGLQAVGRGDVCRRTDVFSAFLYHSGTIRDLLDHEHAYAPPFSEALDPLFHLACQATAQVRGTVFLPPDLGSDSNPVVQWLDVREADEAAAETIPDGPDAETRPWILIPMGELRHRLAELDPARPVRILCARGPRSYQAAVILRHAGFTDVAIIGGGLHALKD
- the nrfD gene encoding NrfD/PsrC family molybdoenzyme membrane anchor subunit; this encodes MIEKALSGNKQYWAWITFLVATIAVAAYTYIRFQYQIGLGITGLSRDVTWGFYIAQFTFMVGVAASAVMVVLPYYLHDYKEFGKITILGEFIAVASVIMCMTFIFVDMGQPFRIMNVFLHPSPNSLMFWDTVVLSGYLLLNVLISRVTLDAERKGIAPPKWIKPIIILSIPWAFSIHTVTAFLYSGLAARPFWLTAILAPRFLASAFATGPALLILLVLILRKLTKFDAGREPVQKLALITTYAMAVNVFFVLMEVFTAVYSDMPEHTAHFQYLFVGIDGHATYVVWMWISSILALLSLVLLFNPKTRRRESVLVVACIAVVLSLWIDKGLAMVIAGFVPTVLGHVVDYIPTLPELLISLGVYAMGLLLVTVFYKMTLSVRHQLRTEGYK